The DNA region GGGCTGATGTACCGGTTCTTGAGGGCCCATTCATCTCGCATTAATGCAAACTTCTTGAAAGGTGCACCTGAAAATTGGTGATACAGGAAATCAGATTTCGATCAAGGAAACAAATCCTCATAATTGTTAGTGAAGGAAGTATGCGTGCTTGAGTGCTCCATACCATCAAGTTCTACCATAGCCTTCTTGATCACTGGCTTGAACTTGCCTGATTGCAGAGAACAATGTCAAAAGTTTTACAATTTAAGAAAGGAAATGGCAAATGATACAGCACATAATATATTCAGAAAATCTGACACTAATTGACCCTAAAGGATAATAAATGACATCTCATATGAGTTGGTACTTGAATAAACAGCCAAAAGAACTACATTAGAACATTGTTAAGGAAGTAACCTtcaattcaaaaacaaggaaAGCACCTAGATATTTAGAAATTGTAGAAAATTACCATGCCTCCTCTCAACATCCATCAATGATGTCAATGCAGTTCCACCAACAGTCCATTCTTCTACAGGAGCAGCGAGGTTGGCGACCTgagtaaaggaaaaaaaagaccaCAATCAAATCATGGAAGTACATATAATAGCTCCCAGATAATCATAATCATACATGTCTCTGTTTGGTTTGTCAATTTCACATGTCTCCCTACAAGCCAAGACTCAAAGTTGAATCCACTCTGAAACTTACATCGCAAGGTGACAAACCAAACAATCAAAATTCGCTAGGCAACTATGAATATTGGTATGGTGATGTTTGTataattgaaaaatatttcCTGTCTTCTCTGTGTCAGGGCGTTCTTCACAGAATTTACAAGGCATGATGTAAATGCGCTTCAAGTAATGTGAGTACGTGACATAAACTAAGCGAGCATACCGATGTAATAAGTCCCGTCTTCCCGCTTTGGAGAAGAGCACCAGAGCCATAGCCTAATGCATAGCAATAGCTAGAATCAAAATTAGTAGGAAGGCCACACCTTCCTTCGTATCTGCAAAATTACAAAGAAGCATTAGAGGGGGTGGAGAGATTTTGGAAATGCAATAATTCACACTTACCCAAAGAAGTGAGATTGGCCTCTGAAATGTGCAGGGTATTTCCCCTCAGTTTTtctcttctccaattcagtttCAACCATAGTAATAAACATTTTCTcagtttcaatttttgcaaCCTGAAGTAACATTTTGGACACTAGTCAGAATGGCTAACTAACTGATATCTTTTTTGGTAGAAAGAGTCATGTCAAAAAGCTAAGAAGGCTAGTTCAACAATTCTCTGTCTTTACCTGAACATTGCCATGTGGATCTCTTTCAAGCATAAGTTGCTCTTGAATGGTTTTGGGCAAAAAGTCAAACAGCTCCCTGGATTCTGGTTGAAGCTTGCTCTTCCAAGCCCCTgcctcatcaacaacatcatGTGCCAAAATTTCATTCAATTCTGCAATGAGTTTTTGAACCTGCAAAAGAGGAGCGATATCAGTAATATAGTCTACGGCAACACAAAGTAACAGGGCATAATGAGTGTCAAACCTCTGGGATGAAATCAATCAGGCCCTCTGGTATAAGGATAACGCCATAGTTGTAACCAAGTTCTGCACGCTTGCATACGATATCAGTAATGTAATCTGTGACATTCTTAAGGGTTTGCTTCTTTGCAGCAACCTacgatgaaaaaaaaagttcttTGTGAAATAATAATGCATAgaaacataaagaaaaaaaatgcaggcCTCCAGATAAAAAGACTATGTAACCTATCGTATATAGACAACATTTTAGTCCCGCTAACTTGTTCCTCAAGTAAAATAGAGACACAGGTGCATAGACACTTATAACTTCATTTACTATTTATGCATCTAATCTAGCTAGATAAAGGCCAGAACATCAGATGATGCTAATTCCGTGTAGAAAGAACTTCGCATGTAAGAAATATCAACCTCTTCTCCAATGAGTGCAACATTAGGATGTGTTTGCAAAGCGCACTCCAATGTAATGTGAGAAGCAGCACGTCCCATAAGCCTCACAACTGCAAGCATAGCACATACTTATTAGGGGTTTTATTAAAAAGTGCTAAAGATGTTAAAATGTGTAGTCTATTATGTTGTTCCATATATCAACATTCATGAATTTATGTGTTATCACTGTTGTAAAATGCCATGAAAATGCTTGTTGGCAATACATGATGTGGATATTTGGTCCTCATCTTCCAATATGATGCAAGATACGTCGGTTAGAGGAGCAATCAACTTACTAGTCTGCTGAGTATTTAATGATTTCCTTCTCAATATTTAGTTATAGAAAACTTTCATGATAAAAGTGGTTCATCCATTATGCTGTCCCGAAGTAGAAGTTACAGGATATGTATGTTTTAGAGCTTTACTAGGATGTTTGTTAACGCAaagatcaaattaattaatcagCTGAGTATAACACCTTCACAAATTGAATTACTGACAACCTAAATAGATGTATGATACAATAGCTATCTGCTTCAATCAACAGTAGTCGTAGGATTTCTCAGTTGCACTTGGTAGACATGAACTCTGCAAACTTTAACTATTTTATTACCACTGACTCACTTTGCCAATTGTAGGGAAAAATATCTAGGTTCAGCATGCCCAAAATACTGATAAACTTACAGTGGTAGTATTTTCCTGTTGATCTTGCGTCAGTCATGACATTGCCAATCATTTCAGAATATATCTGAAAAAGAAGCTGAGTCATTGATATATTCATGATGGGTTTTCAAATGAATCTGTGCGGAATATCCTATTTTCACTTAAACTGAAAGAATGCTTGTATATAGTTGAGCAAGTgtgccatggccatggcagTGAAAGCTTTAAAATCTAGACCAAGATTTCCAGAATAATGTGAGATGATGCACAAGGATAAATAATCGGATACCTTGCAAGCAGTGTCAAATCCAAAACTTGTTGGAACCTCCTTACATTTCAGATCTCCATCGATAGTCTTTGGGCAGCCAATAACACGAGTCTTCATGTTCCTTGACCTATGAAGCAAAGTTCATACTTAGAAACCATAATCTCTATTTGCTTGTGAAGAAGCAGAAAAACAACTATACGATCAAGAAAACAATCGACTACAATCTCAATGTTACATTCACAAGTCGGATAATCCGGCAATGATATTGAAACGCCAAAACAGAAACAGAACACAGGATAAAACCAAACACTTAACAGTACAATGATTTGGGCTTTaaaaacaactaagaaaaaaaaataggacaAGGGCAAAAAATGTGTGTCAGTATTTAGGAGCCAACCTAAAGTATTCCCCAAGGAGGCACGCATTGGTGTTTGAATCATCACCACCAATGACAACAAGTCCATCCAAATCAAGCTTGTTGGCTGTGTCTTCAGCTTGCTTGAACTGCAGAACCAACAAATAGAGTTGAGAAAAAAGTAGTGATGGTGAAGTAGTGATTACTAATTAGGCAACCCAGCAGCAAAGTTTTCCGTAAGCATTTGTACATAAACATGCCCAGAGACATACCTGCTCTGGCGTTTCAATCTTGTCCCTTCCACTGCAGATCATATCAAATCCACCCTatacaaaagaaataaaatttaaatgcATCACCAAAGTAATGGGGTATATGTCCTGAAGGGAGTTAACCATGAACAGTAGTTGACGCATGACATTGTCATAATCAGACAAGAAACAGAATAGAAATATCTAAGATTGCACCACAAGACCTATTAGCTTGTTTACTCCTAAGTGGCTAAGTCTTACCTAATACTATCAGCCAAATTAACATAATTCACACAAAATGAACACCCTTAAAATGTCAGTCAGCAAGTATACTTAATAATGGCTATGTTGCTGTACCTGGTTCCTGTAGGGATACACAAAGTCAGAAGTGAGCTCCACGTACTTGCACTTCATGATCCCAGCTGGACCTCCCTTGAATCCATACAAGGTGCTGCCTTTTGCACGCTCCTGCAGGTAATCTGATCCAACCGAAACAAGACCAAGTCAGCCATAAGCATGCATCAAGAAACCTCTCAAACATTTCTTCATTGTCTATACAATTTAATGCACTTCTATCAAAAGATCCACACAAAAAAGTAAATTCAGCCAATTTAGCCTCACACATTGCTGAAATATatcaagatctacaactttgcatGTTCAATGACTAAGCTAGCATGAAGATGCTAATTCACGAACAAAACCAATAGTCATCTTCAGATCTCCCATCTGACTGAGACAAACTTATTTTTAAACTACAGACTTCAAATTCCTTTCCATCAGCACTAAAACTAGGACTTGGCGGCCTCATTAACAGAACAGCTCAGGAACTCACCGAAGATGCCGCAGATCACATTGTGCCCGCCTGGCGCCTGTCCACCGGAGAGCACGACCCCGACCTTGAGCGGCCTGGTCGCCGCAGGCTCGGCCGACGGCACCAGAGACGCCGAGGGCTGCCCGAACAGGTTGGGAAACAGCTTCGCGATCTCATCTGCATTAGATCGAAACCCCACAAATCTAAGCTCAAATCCGTCCCAGACCATAAGCAGACGAGTATCCGATGATGATGCGTTGGCTAGTTACCGGGGTTGCCCGCGGCAGAGCTGGCGGGCCCTTCGGCGAGCGAGAAG from Phragmites australis chromosome 8, lpPhrAust1.1, whole genome shotgun sequence includes:
- the LOC133926601 gene encoding pyrophosphate--fructose 6-phosphate 1-phosphotransferase subunit beta-like, whose translation is MAAAAVTSNGSAAAANGPVPGRLASVYSEVQTSRLLHALPLPSVLRSHFSLAEGPASSAAGNPDEIAKLFPNLFGQPSASLVPSAEPAATRPLKVGVVLSGGQAPGGHNVICGIFDYLQERAKGSTLYGFKGGPAGIMKCKYVELTSDFVYPYRNQGGFDMICSGRDKIETPEQFKQAEDTANKLDLDGLVVIGGDDSNTNACLLGEYFRSRNMKTRVIGCPKTIDGDLKCKEVPTSFGFDTACKIYSEMIGNVMTDARSTGKYYHFVRLMGRAASHITLECALQTHPNVALIGEEVAAKKQTLKNVTDYITDIVCKRAELGYNYGVILIPEGLIDFIPEVQKLIAELNEILAHDVVDEAGAWKSKLQPESRELFDFLPKTIQEQLMLERDPHGNVQVAKIETEKMFITMVETELEKRKTEGKYPAHFRGQSHFFGYEGRCGLPTNFDSSYCYALGYGSGALLQSGKTGLITSVANLAAPVEEWTVGGTALTSLMDVERRHGKFKPVIKKAMVELDGAPFKKFALMRDEWALKNRYISPGPIQFSGPGSDDANHTLMLELGAQG